A portion of the Cololabis saira isolate AMF1-May2022 chromosome 17, fColSai1.1, whole genome shotgun sequence genome contains these proteins:
- the LOC133463945 gene encoding 2-aminoethanethiol dioxygenase-like, protein MMPADGPMSSLVQRIARQALATFRSPGDGSARSFLENHDKLRGLMTEVRSSDLNLAADARPRGGSSTRGGGAPRPPVSYMHICETDHFSMGVFLLQSGACIPLHDHPGMHGVLKVLYGKARIRCFDRLQLQQIRPMHEPGSSMHPLPEVPAAQVGALRRSVLRSCADYTELSGPCVLEPERDNLHQIHAVDGPAAFMDILAPPYDPDQGRDCHYFREVEVGGVEVQEQGQEVWLMEISQPPDFWCGGEPYPGPEVQL, encoded by the coding sequence ATGATGCCAGCGGACGGACCCATGTCCTCCCTCGTGCAGAGGATCGCCCGGCAGGCGCTGGCCACCTTCCGGAGCCCCGGGGACGGCTCTGCCCGCTCCTTCCTGGAGAACCACGACAAGCTGCGGGGCCTGATGACGGAAGTGCGGTCCTCGGACCTGAATCTGGCCGCTGACGCGCGCCCCCGCGGCGGCAGCAGTACCAGGGGCGGGGGCGCGCCCCGGCCGCCGGTCTCCTACATGCACATCTGCGAGACGGACCACTTCAGCATGGGGGTGTTCCTGCTGCAGAGCGGAGCGTGCATCCCCCTGCACGACCACCCGGGCATGCACGGCGTCCTCAAGGTGCTGTACGGGAAAGCGCGCATCCGCTGCTTCGAccggctgcagctgcagcagatccGGCCCATGCACGAACCGGGATCGAGCATGCATCCTCTCCCCGAGGTCCCCGCGGCCCAGGTGGGCGCCCTGCGGCGCTCCGTGCTGCGCTCCTGCGCAGACTACACGGAGCTCAGCGGGCCGTGCGTGCTGGAGCCCGAGCGGGACAACCTGCACCAGATCCACGCCGTGGACGGCCCCGCGGCCTTCATGGACATCCTGGCCCCCCCCTACGACCCGGACCAGGGCCGGGACTGCCACTACTTCAGGGAGGTGGAGGTCGGGGGGGTGGAGGTGCAGGAGCAGGGCCAGGAGGTTTGGCTGATGGAGATCTCGCAGCCCCCGGACTTCTGGTGTGGAGGGGAGCCGTACCCGGGCCCCGAGGTGCAGCTCTGA
- the LOC133464106 gene encoding E3 SUMO-protein ligase EGR2-like, which yields MAGKVVDEVSASLRGMDAGPDAAEERGLESGAAMVFKEEPVGEDEDGDLQFPESATPELGDLAQYVATLRVRPAALGSRFSGDSGSSEGPWTPGDVISAAGADTTCGSPAESPSIYAGGGGGDGDAAMAHGQPDLSHMYAPPHPHPHPHPHPNPPYPCGADMYQDPGVGGYLSAPYHPPQNYGSPKPCADGAALLSLVPDYGGFYPQGGPRDPQGAPKSLSYPLDPLRGPQGAPKSLPYPLDPLRGPPPLTPLNTIRNFTLGAPSAATDGPLVAAFPGHHNLPLRPILRPRKYPNRPSKTPVHQRPYACPAESCDRRFSRSDELSRHLRIHTGHKPFQCRICMRNFSRSDHLTTHIRTHTGEKPFSCAQCGRRFARSDERRRHMKIHLRQKEKKTAAS from the exons ATGGCGGGGAAAGTGGTGGACGAGGTTTCCGCGTCTCTGCGCGGCATGGATGCTGGTCCTGATGCTGCGGAGGAGAGGGGGCTGGAATCAGGGGCAGCGATGGTTTTTAAGGAGGAACCGGTGGGGGAGGATGAGGACG GTGATCTTCAGTTTCCAGAAAGTGCCACACCTGAACTGGGCGACTTGGCGCAGTACGTGGCAACTTTACGCGTGCGTCCCGCGGCGCTCGGCAGCAGGTTTTCAGGGGATTCTGGGAGTTCGGAGGGTCCGTGGACGCCAGGTGACGTCATCAGCGCGGCGGGCGCGGACACCACGTGCGGGTCACCTGCGGAGTCGCCCAGTATTTACGcgggaggaggaggcggagacGGAGACGCCGCCATGGCGCACGGCCAGCCCGACCTCAGCCACATGTACGCGCCCCcccaccctcaccctcacccgCACCCACACCCAAACCCGCCCTACCCGTGCGGGGCAGACATGTACCAGGacccgggggtgggggggtaccTCTCGGCCCCCTACCACCCCCCCCAGAACTACGGCTCCCCCAAGCCGTGCGCGGACGGCGCGGCGCTGCTGTCGCTGGTGCCGGACTATGGCGGCTTCTACCCGCAGGGCGGCCCCAGGGACCCCCAGGGGGCCCCCAAGTCCCTGTCgtaccccctggaccccctccGGGGCCCCCAGGGGGCCCCCAAGTCCCTGCCgtaccccctggaccccctccGGGGGCCCCCGCCCCTCACGCCCCTCAACACCATCAGGAACTTCACACTCGGCGCGCCCTCGGCGGCCACCGACGGCCCGCTGGTCGCCGCCTTTCCCGGCCACCACAACCTCCCCCTCAGGCCCATCCTGAGGCCCCGGAAGTATCCGAACCGGCCCAGCAAGACCCCCGTGCACCAGCGGCCGTACGCGTGCCCAGCAGAGAGCTGTGACCGGCGCTTCTCGCGCTCGGACGAGCTGAGCCGCCACCTGCGCATCCACACCGGCCACAAGCCCTTCCAGTGCCGCATCTGCATGAGGAACTTCAGCCGCAGCGACCACCTGACCACGCACATCCGCACGCACACCGGGGAGAAGCCCTTTTCCTGCGCGCAGTGCGGGAGGAGGTTCGCGCGCAGCGACGAACGGCGACGGCACATGAAGATCCACCTGCggcagaaggagaagaagaccgCCGCGTCCTAA